Proteins found in one Brachypodium distachyon strain Bd21 chromosome 5, Brachypodium_distachyon_v3.0, whole genome shotgun sequence genomic segment:
- the LOC100843525 gene encoding subtilisin-like protease SBT1.2: MESSRSLVLLSLLPSLLLVAIATEPSAGGELLSTFIVHVQPQENHEFGTADDRTAWYQSFLPDNGRLLHAYHHVVTGFAARLTRQELAAISAMPGFLSAVPDSTYTVQTTHSPEFLGLNVEAQQNQPGLGAGVIVGVIDTGIFPDHPSFSDHGMPPPPAKWKGRCDFNGTTCNNKLIGARNFVAALNNGTSGVPVPPVDLVGHGTHTSSTAAGAVVPGANVLGQAMGSASGMATRAHLAMYKVCYTNRCSDSDMLAGVDTAVADGCDVISISLAGPALPFHQDPVLVATFGAVEKGVFVSMAAGNSGPVESSLLNEAPWILTVAASTVDRSIRSTVQLGNGVSFHGESLYQPHDSPALFSPLVHAAASGKPLAEFCGNGTLDGFDVKGKMVLCESGGNISATLKGRVVQSAGGAGMILKNQFLQGYSTFADAHVLPASHVGYTASTAIESYINSTANPVARISFPGTILGTSPAPSIVFFSSRGPSRQHTGILKPDIAGPGVNVLAAWPFQVGPPSTPVLPGPTFNIISGTSMSTPHLSGIAAVIKSKHSDWSPAAIKSAIMTTAEITDRSGNPILNEQRAPANLFATGAGHVNPTKAVDPGLVYDITPADYISHLCGMYKSQEVSVIARKPVNCSAIVAIDGNHLNYPSIAVAFPPSSRNSSGAEVVVKRKVRNVGEVPSVYYSAVDMPDNAVSIDVFPCKLTFTKPNQEIDFEVVVWPGQSGSKVVQGALRWVSEMHTVRSPISVTFA; encoded by the coding sequence ATGGAAAGCAGCAGGAGTCTCGTGTTGCTCTCTCTTCTCCCgtccctcctcctcgtcgcgaTCGCTACAGAGCCGTCCGCCGGCGGTGAGCTCCTCAGCACGTTCATCGTCCACGTGCAACCCCAGGAGAACCATGAGTTCGGCACGGCAGACGACAGGACGGCGTGGTACCAGTCGTTCCTCCCCGACAACGGCCGGCTCCTCCACGCGTACCACCACGTCGTCACCGGCTTCGCGGCCCGGCTGACGCGGCAGGAGCTCGCCGCGATCTCAGCCATGCCCGGGTTCCTCAGCGCAGTCCCCGACAGCACGTACACGGTGCAGACGACGCACAGCCCTGAGTTCCTCGGGCTAAacgtggaggcgcagcagaACCAGCCAGGACTTGGCGCAGGCGTCATCGTCGGCGTGATCGACACCGGCATCTTCCCGGACCATCCATCCTTCAGCGACCACGGAatgccgccgcccccggccaAGTGGAAGGGCCGCTGCGACTTCAACGGCACCACGTGCAACAACAAGCTCATCGGCGCGCGCAATTTCGTCGCGGCCCTCAACAACGGCACCTCCGGCGTTCCGGTGCCGCCGGTCGATTTGGTCGGGCACGGCACTCACACGTCCAGCACCGCGGCCGGAGCGGTCGTGCCAGGCGCTAACGTGCTGGGCCAAGCGATGGggtccgcctccgggatggccACGCGTGCGCACCTCGCCATGTACAAGGTGTGCTACACGAACAGGTGCTCCGATTCCGACATGCTGGCCGGCGTCGACACCGCCGTGGCCGACGGCTGCGACGTCATCTCCATATCTCTCGCCGGGCCGGCGCTTCCGTTTCACCAGGACCCTGTCCTTGTAGCGACGTTCGGCGCCGTGGAGAAGGGCGTGTTTGTCAGCATGGCCGCCGGCAATTCCGGCCCGGTCGAGAGCTCTCTGTTGAATGAGGCTCCGTGGATCCTCACCGTCGCCGCGAGTACCGTGGACCGCTCGATTCGTTCGACGGTGCAACTGGGTAATGGCGTGTCTTTCCACGGCGAGTCTCTCTACCAGCCACACGACTCGCCCGCTCTCTTCTCCCCGTTGGTCCATGCGGCCGCGAGCGGGAAGCCGCTCGCCGAGTTCTGTGGGAACGGCACGCTGGACGGCTTCGACGTGAAGGGAAAAATGGTGCTCTGCGAGTCCGGGGGGAACATCTCGGCGACCCTCAAAGGCAGAGTGGTGCAGAGCGCAGGCGGTGCCGGTATGATTCTAAAGAACCAGTTTCTCCAAGGCTACAGCACGTTTGCCGATGCACACGTCCTCCCAGCTTCACACGTTGGCTACACCGCGAGCACGGCCATCGAATCCTACATCAACTCCACCGCGAACCCGGTGGCACGTATCAGCTTCCCGGGCACCATACTCGGCACGTCGCCTGCTCCTTCGATCGTTTTCTTCTCGTCTCGTGGGCCTAGCCGTCAACACACCGGCATTTTGAAACCCGACATCGCAGGGCCCGGAGTCAACGTGCTGGCTGCATGGCCGTTCCAAGTAGGCCCACCATCGACACCGGTTCTCCCTGGTCCGACCTTTAACATCATCTCGGGCACATCCATGTCGACGCCGCACCTCAGCGGCATAGCGGCGGTTATCAAGAGCAAGCACTCGGActggtcgccggcggccatcaAGTCAGCGATAATGACAACCGCTGAAATCACCGACCGCTCCGGTAACCCCATACTCAACGAGCAGCGCGCGCCGGCGAACTTGTTCGCCACCGGCGCTGGACACGTCAACCCAACGAAGGCCGTTGACCCTGGCCTAGTCTATGACATAACCCCTGCGGACTACATCAGCCACCTGTGTGGCATGTACAAGAGCCAAGAGGTCTCGGTGATCGCACGAAAGCCGGTCAACTGCTCGGCTATCGTGGCAATCGACGGTAACCATCTAAATTACCCATCGATTGCGGTCGCGTTCCCGCCGTCGTCGAGGAATTCAAGCGGGGCGGAGGTGGTCGTGAAGCGCAAGGTGAGGAACGTCGGGGAGGTTCCTTCCGTGTACTATTCAGCAGTCGACATGCCCGACAACGCAGTGTCCATCGATGTGTTCCCGTGCAAGCTGACGTTCACCAAGCCAAACCAGGAAATCGATTTCGAGGTGGTCGTGTGGCCTGGGCAGAGTGGTTCCAAGGTGGTGCAGGGTGCGCTACGATGGGTGTCCGAGATGCACACCGTGCGGAGCCCCATCTCTGTCACATTCGCGTGA